In Strigops habroptila isolate Jane chromosome 7, bStrHab1.2.pri, whole genome shotgun sequence, the following are encoded in one genomic region:
- the DOK1 gene encoding docking protein 1, with protein MDPPAKEGPLLVQHSHKFGTKRWKRSWFVLYPASQHGVARLEFFDCKDSAPPERLGSGRLDKTVVRLADCTSVGPVPESGPRAGTAVFRLETSDRSYLFAADKQQSEEWVAKLCEIAFPGNGPSDAGVAARRGREGGGEAPALEMAVNSIYYSRDEVNTFWVTVQRTEAAERCELHGAYVLKAERDSLVLKDPRTNEILYVWPYRLLRRYGRDKVMFSFEAGRRCSSGPGNFTFETKQGNEIFRLVEASIREQKAQVEENRQSCGSLDSDSPSVVLVRQALADSLNLEVPTEGEDAPAPKAGLAPRPSAAAEERDTASLLKSRTLPELPVAQAKPAVPSTPPRSPLPKVPRALLPEDPSSVYSEPLDSVKGFRPRPDSLYSDPIDSKPADEGKLRPLYSGPYEQVWAEGRGQGPAAPARGEHIYDEPEGRAPRALPPHTHIYDEARPAGEAWRTQGHDGRAGYEYPYSPSTDDYSVPAFQAKAKGPKPVPAPKPQAAFIPKGTEKSGDLGRQRGNAAPEKAVVKPSLNSSNNNNVEVLYSQVVKPQHVRKKEQSVDECSLSPVYEDLGVI; from the exons ATGGACCCGCCGGCTAAGGAGGGGCCGCTGCTGGTGCAGCACAGCCACAAGTTCGGCACCAAG AGGTGGAAGCGGAGCTGGTTCGTGCTGTACCCGGCCAGCCAGCACGGCGTCGCCCGCCTGGAGTTCTTCGACTGCAAGGATTCGGCGCCGCCGGAGCGGCTGGGCAGCGGGCGGCTGGACAAGACGGTGGTGCGGCTGGCGGACTGCACCAGCGTGGGGCCCGTGCCCGAGAGCGGCCCCCGCGCCGGCACTGCCGTGTTCCGCCTGGAAACCAGCGACAGGAGCTACCTGTTCGCGGCTGACAAGCAGCAGAGCGAGGAGTGGGTGGCGAAGTTGTGCGAGATCGCCTTCCCG GGGAATGGCCCCAGCGATGCTGGCGTGGCGGCCCGGCGTGGCAGAGAGGGCGGCGGGGAGGCACCGGCCCTGGAGATGGCCGTGAACTCCATCTACTACTCGAGAGACGAAG TGAACACCTTCTGGGTGACAGTGCAGCGGACCGAGGCCGCGGAGCGATGCGAGCTGCACGGTGCCTACGTGCTCAAGGCTGAGCGTGACAGCCTCGTCCTGAAGGACCCACGGACAAATGAAATCCTCTATGTCTGGCCCTACCGTCTGCTCCGGAGATATGGCCGGGACAAG GTGATGTTCTCCTTCGAAGCTGGCAGGCGCTGCAGCTCTGGCCCAGGGAACTTCACCTTCGAGACCAAGCAGGGCAACGAGATCTTCCGCCTGGTGGAAGCCTCCATCCGGGAGCAGAAAGCGCAGGTGGAGGAGAACCGTCAGAGCTGTGGCTCCCTGGATTCGGACAGCCCTAGCGTGGTGCTTGTCCGACAGGCCCTGGCTGACTCTCTGAACCTGGAGGTGCCCACGGAGGGGGAAGATGCCCCAGCACCCAAAGCAGGACTGGCTCCCAGGCCCAGTGCGGCGGCAGAGGAGAGAGACACGGCGTCTCTGCTGAAGTCACGGACCCTGCCAGAGCTCCCTGTGGCACAGGCCAAGCCTGCAGTCCCCAGCACACCCCCCCGCTCCCCACTGCCAAAGGTGCCCCGTGCCCTGCTGCCGGAGGACCCATCCAGCGTGTACTCGGAGCCCCTGGACTCAGTGAAGGGCTTCCGCCCCCGCCCGGACTCGCTGTACTCGGACCCCATCGACAGCAAACCTGCAGACGAGGGGAAGCTGCGGCCGCTCTACTCGGGCCCGTACGAGCAGGTGTGGGCCGAGGGCCGCGGGCAGGGCCCCGCGGCGCCCGCACGGGGCGAGCACATCTACGACGAGCCCGAGGGCCGTGCTCCCCGCGCTCTGCCCCCGCACACCCACATCTATGACGAGGCGCGTCCCGCAGGTGAGGCCTGGCGCACCCAGGGCCATGACGGCCGGGCTGGCTACGAGTACCCCTACAGCCCCAGCACCGACGACTACTCGGTACCGGCCTTCCAGGCCAAGGCCAAGGGCCCCAAGCCGGTGCCTGCCCCCAAGCCCCAGGCAGCCTTTATCCCTAAAGGCACAGAGAAGAGCGGGGacctgggcaggcagcggggAAACGCTGCTCCCGAGAAGGCAGTTGTCAAGCCCAGCctcaacagcagcaacaacaacaacgtGGAGGTGCTCTACAGCCAGGTGGTGAAGCCCCAGCATGTGCGCAAGAAGGAGCAGTCTGTGGATGAATGCAGTTTGTCGCCTGTCTACGAGGACTTAGGAGTGATATAg